A region from the Aphis gossypii isolate Hap1 chromosome 1, ASM2018417v2, whole genome shotgun sequence genome encodes:
- the LOC114129392 gene encoding zinc finger protein 37 homolog isoform X2, with translation MTGIKQDGQKMKKKKKKTKLPTRNEIESNYSTAYPLKCSLVPVSPKKILYSETSDKYLNCDKTEDSYLHKDRFSTHISIANISEVEKGLTLLKKKKKKKKEKGDKKREQNNKKKKKKKVALKSDEFNTETCNDISKNISKNIIGATNLNKDELTTCISISNATEGGDIEFISKKKKKKVKNKKKMLNNNYLDYNKVILKTEKKQKTQSNKDCKADFGLNEHKKKIRKANKDKAVTSITTSITSINEDEYTRLKRIVKKIKKEKKKNQQIQLINNLKNENDPIHTKKRAYSKKKLDECNEMLLDFNKPFKKMHNLAATSLYTDYINVLKSPSKKFNKSKLATEEETEMSKDETKNKKNKYSNEVISDDCSKEINIDTEIINSTHDSRTSKDHKDPSKLLHKLSKKKKKKKSIKAAEISTEKILTNKSNKSKRQTTAKEYSANSYPRSADMTDKRTYDNNDRVSREDGIIANTDLYFSRHYGKESNIANSSSTNHDSVHVGKSSLGCDVCFKTFISKYKLFVHYRTHTGEKPYACDVCGRSFIAKNDMVKHYRTHTGEKPYECGYCEKKFSRSSHRLNHTRNIHFKCF, from the exons atgactgGG ATTAAACAAGATGGACAAAAAAtgaagaagaaaaagaaaaaaaccaag cTACCAACTAGAAATGAAATTGAATCTAATTATTCTACAGCCTATCCATTGAAATGTAgt tTAGTCCCCGTATCACCAAAAAAAATCCTGTATTCAGAAACCAGtgacaaatatttgaattgtgACAAAACAGAAGATTCTTATTTACATAAAG ataGATTTTCAACTCATATTTCTATTGCAAATATTTCAGAAGTCGAAAAAGGATTAACATT attaaaaaagaaaaagaaaaagaaaaaggaaAAAGGAGATAAAAAAAgg gaacaaaataataaaaaaaagaaaaaaaagaaagttgCATTGAAGTCAGATGAGTTTAATACTGAGACTTGTAATGATATTTCCaagaatataagtaaaaacataattggtgctaccaatttaaataaag atgAATTGACAACTTGTATATCTATTTCGAATGCTACAGAAGGAGGTGACATAGAATTTATATC aaaaaaaaagaagaaaaaagtgaaaaataaaaaaaag atgcttaataataattatttagattataataaagttatattgaagacagaaaaaaaacaaaagactCAATCAAACAAGGATTGTAAAGCGGATTTTGGTTTGAATgaacataagaaaaaaattcgaaaagcTAATAAAG ataaagCTGTTACTAGCATTACTACGTCTATTACATCAATAAATGAAGATGAGTATAcaag attaaaaaggatagtaaaaaaaattaaaaaggaaaagaaaaaaaatcaacag aTTCaacttataaacaatttaaaaaatgaaaatgatccGATTCATACAAAGAAGAGAgcttacagtaaaaaaaaactagatgAGTGCAATGAAATGCTTTTGGATTTTAATAAACCCTTCAAAAAAATGCATA ATTTGGCTGCTACTTCCTTGTATactgattatattaatgtttt aaaaagTCCAtcaaagaaatttaataaatctaag TTAGCAACTGAAGAAGAAACTGAGATGTCAAAAgatgaaactaaaaataaaaaaaataaatattcgaatGAAGTTATATCTGATGATTGctcaaaagaaataaatattg atactgaAATAATTAACAGTACTCATGATTCAAGAACTTCAAAAGACCACAAGGATCCCTCCAAACT gttacataaattatcaaagaagaagaagaagaagaaatcTATAaag GCCGCGGAGATCagtacagaaaaaatattaacgaacAAATCGAACAAAAGTAAACGACAGACGACTGCTAAGGAATATTCGGCAAACAGTTACCCCAGGTCAGCGGACATGACGGATAAGAGAACATACGATAATAATGATCGTGTTTCTAGAGAAGACGGCATCATAGCCAACACAGATTTATATTTCAGCCGACATTATGGTAAAGAGTCAAACATTGCCAACAGCTCATCAACCAATCACGATAGTGTTCATGTAGGGAAATCTTCTCTCGGTTGTGACGTTTGctttaaaacgtttattagcaaatataaattat TTGTACATTATAGAACGCATACCGGTGAGAAACCATATGCGTGCGACGTTTGTGGACGATCATTTATAGCAAAGAATGATATGGTTAAACATTATAGAACGCATACCGGGGAAAAACCATATGAATGTGGCTATTGTGAAAAGAAATTCTCACGTAGCTCTCATCGTTTAAACCATACACGAAATATtcatttcaaatgtttttaa
- the LOC114129392 gene encoding zinc finger protein 248-like isoform X1, with protein MTGIKQDGQKMKKKKKKTKLPTRNEIESNYSTAYPLKCSLVPVSPKKILYSETSDKYLNCDKTEDSYLHKDRFSTHISIANISEVEKGLTLLKKKKKKKKEKGDKKREQNNKKKKKKKVALKSDEFNTETCNDISKNISKNIIGATNLNKDELTTCISISNATEGGDIEFISKKKKKKVKNKKKMLNNNYLDYNKVILKTEKKQKTQSNKDCKADFGLNEHKKKIRKANKDKAVTSITTSITSINEDEYTRLKRIVKKIKKEKKKNQQIQLINNLKNENDPIHTKKRAYSKKKLDECNEMLLDFNKPFKKMHNLAATSLYTDYINVLKSPSKKFNKSKLATEEETEMSKDETKNKKNKYSNEVISDDCSKEINIDTEIINSTHDSRTSKDHKDPSKLLHKLSKKKKKKKSIKAAEISTEKILTNKSNKSKRQTTAKEYSANSYPRSADMTDKRTYDNNDRVSREDGIIANTDLYFSRHYGKESNIANSSSTNHDSVHVGKSSLGCDVCFKTFISKYKLCVHYRTHTGEKPYACDICGRSFAQKIALIVHYRTHTGEKPYACDVCGRSFARKFTLIVHYRTHTGEKPYACDICGRSFTDRSSLDVHYRTHTGEKPYACDVCGRSFADRSNLVVHYRTHTGEKPYACDVCGRSFIAKNDMVKHYRTHTGEKPYECGYCEKKFSRSSHRLNHTRNIHFKCF; from the exons atgactgGG ATTAAACAAGATGGACAAAAAAtgaagaagaaaaagaaaaaaaccaag cTACCAACTAGAAATGAAATTGAATCTAATTATTCTACAGCCTATCCATTGAAATGTAgt tTAGTCCCCGTATCACCAAAAAAAATCCTGTATTCAGAAACCAGtgacaaatatttgaattgtgACAAAACAGAAGATTCTTATTTACATAAAG ataGATTTTCAACTCATATTTCTATTGCAAATATTTCAGAAGTCGAAAAAGGATTAACATT attaaaaaagaaaaagaaaaagaaaaaggaaAAAGGAGATAAAAAAAgg gaacaaaataataaaaaaaagaaaaaaaagaaagttgCATTGAAGTCAGATGAGTTTAATACTGAGACTTGTAATGATATTTCCaagaatataagtaaaaacataattggtgctaccaatttaaataaag atgAATTGACAACTTGTATATCTATTTCGAATGCTACAGAAGGAGGTGACATAGAATTTATATC aaaaaaaaagaagaaaaaagtgaaaaataaaaaaaag atgcttaataataattatttagattataataaagttatattgaagacagaaaaaaaacaaaagactCAATCAAACAAGGATTGTAAAGCGGATTTTGGTTTGAATgaacataagaaaaaaattcgaaaagcTAATAAAG ataaagCTGTTACTAGCATTACTACGTCTATTACATCAATAAATGAAGATGAGTATAcaag attaaaaaggatagtaaaaaaaattaaaaaggaaaagaaaaaaaatcaacag aTTCaacttataaacaatttaaaaaatgaaaatgatccGATTCATACAAAGAAGAGAgcttacagtaaaaaaaaactagatgAGTGCAATGAAATGCTTTTGGATTTTAATAAACCCTTCAAAAAAATGCATA ATTTGGCTGCTACTTCCTTGTATactgattatattaatgtttt aaaaagTCCAtcaaagaaatttaataaatctaag TTAGCAACTGAAGAAGAAACTGAGATGTCAAAAgatgaaactaaaaataaaaaaaataaatattcgaatGAAGTTATATCTGATGATTGctcaaaagaaataaatattg atactgaAATAATTAACAGTACTCATGATTCAAGAACTTCAAAAGACCACAAGGATCCCTCCAAACT gttacataaattatcaaagaagaagaagaagaagaaatcTATAaag GCCGCGGAGATCagtacagaaaaaatattaacgaacAAATCGAACAAAAGTAAACGACAGACGACTGCTAAGGAATATTCGGCAAACAGTTACCCCAGGTCAGCGGACATGACGGATAAGAGAACATACGATAATAATGATCGTGTTTCTAGAGAAGACGGCATCATAGCCAACACAGATTTATATTTCAGCCGACATTATGGTAAAGAGTCAAACATTGCCAACAGCTCATCAACCAATCACGATAGTGTTCATGTAGGGAAATCTTCTCTCGGTTGTGACGTTTGctttaaaacgtttattagcaaatataaattatgtgtacaTTATAGAACGCATACCGGTGAGAAACCATATGCGTGCGACATTTGTGGACGATCATTTGCGCAAAAAATCGCtttaattgtacattatagaACGCATACCGGTGAGAAACCATATGCGTGCGACGTTTGTGGACGATCATTTGCCCGAAAATTCACtttaattgtacattatagaACGCATACCGGTGAGAAACCATATGCGTGCGACATTTGTGGACGATCATTTACGGATAGAAGCAGTTTAGATGTACATTATAGAACGCATACCGGTGAGAAACCATATGCGTGTGACGTTTGTGGACGATCATTTGCGGATAGAAGCAATTTAGTTGTACATTATAGAACGCATACCGGTGAGAAACCATATGCGTGCGACGTTTGTGGACGATCATTTATAGCAAAGAATGATATGGTTAAACATTATAGAACGCATACCGGGGAAAAACCATATGAATGTGGCTATTGTGAAAAGAAATTCTCACGTAGCTCTCATCGTTTAAACCATACACGAAATATtcatttcaaatgtttttaa
- the LOC126552731 gene encoding uncharacterized protein LOC126552731, with translation MDFSSDEELLVIASIIDEEEKKEKKRLWVHNINLKRDEHGEFHTLFPDLLQDEAKFFKYFRMSSQKFFELLKMLPQLQKQDTNFRRCIPPDERLAITLKFLGYGDSFATISFSNRIGESTVRKIIYDTCRAIWEVLQPIYMPQPTVEQWQRVEEKFWRIWNYPNCIGALDGKHCVIEKPPKSGTMYFNYKKEFSIVLLALVDADYKFITVDVGAYGRNSDGGIFKSSSLGQALANGNLNIPPPKSLPLSDVIVPHVIVCDEAFPLTKNTMRPYPGKSLENNQDNKIYNYRHCRARRVVENAFGILAKKFKIYNKKFNLKPENMDSVILATTVLHNFLRDDKCYWQPGELEDTNTPEGLNNFTGVGGNNPREAFIIRDNFKQFFMSDVSVPWQWEKAFTTRNSGSENNFIREEIAQSLGIKRTPINCSVIGIEGSKHVATSSITIQLKSRVSDYQTDVECIVLSKLTNNIPVIPINPSSLIIPDIELADPSFVIPQRIDIIIGDSYTTALRRLFALEKRLSSNSQLKSDYIKFMREYLDLGHMEVVENIDINKNQNYFLPHHAVVKESSLTTKLRVVFDGSCKTTSELSLNDVLLKGPNIQQELVCILARFRTHQYALSADISKMYRQIWIEPKHRYYQMIIWREEVNQPIKIYQLKTVTYGTTPASYLSTACLTKLADEEMHTYPVACNAIKTDFCVDDYLGGAATISDAVLLRDQLINVLKHAGFELRKWTSNEPELLSNISNIDNVHMQVLDNEHCSIIKILGLYWNTSLDIFQYKVNDLTTDNTRITKRNVLSTIATIFDPLGLIGPVVTQAKLIMQSLWQLHLDWDEPLPEIHANDWVNFKSNLQYVNQLKIPRKIIKYKDVISVQIHGFADASIKAYGACIYIRSVSSTGECDIQLLCAKSRVAPLKAISLPRLELCAVLLLARLANKFVPKLNIEIERKYYWTDSSIALSWISSSSTKWSTFVAHRVGEIQDLTNISEWGHVTTISNPADIISRGCTPQQLYDDVLWWSGPDWLKSKAINWPTFDRAHFAAADNIPEQRRTTTTLHSAAHYDDFIINRFSSLSKLIRVVALIYRFIHNVKLYKFDKNTIVKGKLIRAITAEEYTKARIVLIKIVQLQHWSHEIQCIQNKISIPSKSNLCQLRPYIDETGILRIGGRLRNAIALNTFQRNPILLPHRSVFTRLIFEYEHRKIMHGGPQALLAAVRTTYWPINGRHIARSVVHKCIPCFRLKPVVFQPIMGDLPKDRVTISRPFSKCGIDYAGPLMIKTSLRRNSPLIKGYICVFICFATKAIHIELVGDLTTESFLNALRRFVSRRGIVSDIYSDNATNFVGANNRLREIYDLLYSEKNQSIFNNATADIGIKWHFIPPRSPNFGGLWEAAIKSIKHHLYRTLGNASLTYEELNTILIRIEACLNSRPITPLSTDPSDLSYLTPGHFLIGESLIAIPEPDLSNTSTNRLNRWQQMSRLTQQIWSQWSKQYLNQLQETKKWKQNKGRSIKVGTVVLVREDNLPPLQWRMARVKEVHQGGDGEIRVATVAGQGWECKRSIRKLCPLPFDNN, from the exons ATGGACTTTTCTTCTGACGAGGAACTCCTTGTAATAGCGAGTATCATAGATGAGGaagagaaaaaagaaaaaaaacgtttatgggtccataatataaatttaaaaagagatGAACACGGAGAATTTCATACATTATTTCCAGACCTTCTTCAGGATGAagctaaattttttaaatatttccggATGAGTTCgcaaaaattttttgaactgCTTAAAATGCTGCCGCAACTACAAAAGCAAGATACGAATTTCAGGCGATGTATTCCTCCGGATGAAAGATTAGCAATCACCTTAAA ATTTTTAGGTTACGGAGACTCTTTTGCAACTATTTCGTTTAGCAATCGGATTGGTGAGTCTACAgttcgtaaaataatttatgatacatGCAGAGCTATATGGGAAGTTTTGCAACCTATCTATATGCCCCAACCGACTGTGGAACAATGGCAACgagttgaagaaaaattttggCGTATCTGGAACTATCCAAATTGCATAGGTGCATTGGACGGAAAACATTGCGTAATTGAAAAACCACCAAAATCAGGcactatgtattttaattataaaaaagaatttagCATTGTATTGTTAGCTCTTGTTGATGCagattataagtttataactgtTGATGTTGGTGCTTACGGAAGAAACAGTGATggtggaatttttaaatcatcatcTCTAGGGCAAGCCCTTGCTaatggaaatttaaatatcccTCCACCAAAATCGTTACCACTTTCAGACGTAATCGTTCCTCATGTGATTGTTTGCGATGAAGCATTTCCTCTcactaaaaatacaatgagACCGTATCCAGGGAAATCACTTGAAAATAATCAAGACAATAAGATCTACAACTACCGCCATTGCCGAGCCAGAAGAGTAGTTGAAAATGCATTCGGTATATtggcaaaaaaatttaaaatttataataaaaaattcaacttgAAACCAGAGAATATGGATTCAGTTATATTGGCGACGACAGTGTTGCATAATTTTTTGAGGGATGATAAATGTTATTGGCAACCAGGAGAATTGGAAGATACAAATACTCCAGAAGGGTTGAACAATTTTACAGGAGTTGGAGGAAATAATCCAAGAGAAGCTTTTATTATAAGAgacaatttcaaacaatttttcatgTCAGATGTTTCTGTACCGTGGCAGTGGGAAAAAGCGTTTACAACCCGAA ACTCTGGAtcggaaaataattttatacgtgAAGAAATTGCACAAAGTTTAGGCATAAAGCGGACACCTATTAACTGTTCGGTAATTGGTATAGAGGGATCTAAACACGTAGCCACATCGTCTAttactatacaattaaaatcacGCGTATCAGATTATCAAACAGACGTCGAATGTATTGTCTTATCAaaacttacaaataatattccaGTGATACCAATTAATCCATCATCGTTAATTATTCCGGACATTGAATTAGCCGATCCGTCGTTTGTAATACCACAaagaattgatattattatcg gcGATTCATATACTACAGCATTACGACGATTATTCGCTTTAGAAAAGCGACTAAGTTCAAATTCCCAACTTAAATCcgattacataaaatttatgcGTGAATACCTAGATTTAGGACATATGGAAGTTGTTGAAAATatcgatattaataaaaaccaaaattattttttaccacaCCACGCTGTAGTAAAAGAAAGCAGTTTAACCACTAAACTACGTGTCGTTTTCGACGGATCTTGCAAAACTACATCAGAATTAAGTCTTAATGATGTCCTATTAAAGGGACCAAATATACAACAAGAATTAGTTTGCATATTAGCTAGATTCCGTACTCATCAATATGCATTGTCAGCTGATATATCGAAAATGTATAGGCAAATATGGATCGAGCCTAAGCATAGGTATTATCAAATGATAATCTGGCGTGAAGAGGTTAACCAGCCAATTAAGATTTATCAGCTCAAAACTGTTACCTATGGTACAACCCCGGCGTCATATTTGTCAACTGCATGTTTGACAAAATTAGCAGATGAAGAAATGCACACGTATCCAGTAGCATGCAATGCAATTAAAACAGATTTTTGCGTAGATGATTACCTCGGCGGCGCAGCAACTATATCAGACGCCGTATTATTACGCgatcaattaataaatgtattaaaacatgCGGGTTTTGAACTAAGAAAGTGGACTTCAAACGAACCcgaattattatctaatatatctaatatcgaTAATGTACACATGCAGGTACTCGATAATGAACactgtagtataataaaaatattgggtTTATATTGGAACACCTCActagatatttttcaatataaggTTAATGACCTCACGACGGATAATACGCGTATTACTAAACGAAACGTATTGTCAACAATAGCAACGATATTTGATCCATTAGGTCTTATCGGTCCGGTAGTTACACaagcaaaattaattatgcaaTCATTATGGCAATTACATTTAGATTGGGATGAACCATTACCAGAAATACATGCTAATGATtgggttaattttaaatcaaatttgcaATAcgtaaatcaattaaaaatacctcgcaagattattaaatacaaagacGTTATTAGTGTCCAAATACATGGTTTTGCTGACGCCTCAATTAAAGCTTACGGagcatgtatttatataagatCAGTTTCAAGCACGGGCGAATGcgatattcaattattatgcgCTAAATCCAGAGTAGCGCCTCTAAAAGCTATTTCATTGCCTCGACTAGAATTATGTgctgttttattattagctCGTTTGGCAAACAAATTTGTTCCCAAACTTAATATTGAAATCgagagaaaatattattggacGGACTCTTCTATTGCTCTTTCATggatatcatcatcatcaaccAAATGGAGTACCTTTGTAGCTCATCGTGTCGGAGAGATCCAAGACCTCACAAATATATCGGAATGGGGACATGTAACAACTATATCTAACCCAGCTGATATAATATCGCGAGGTTGCACACCGCAACAATTATATGATGACGTTCTATGGTGGAGTGGACCTGACTGGCTAAAGTCTAAAGCAATTAATTGGCCAACATTTGATCGTGCACATTTTGCTGCAGCAGATAACATACCTGAGCAAAGGCGAACAACTACGACATTACATTCAGCAGCACATTACgacgattttataataaatcgattttcGTCGCTATCGAAATTAATCAGAGTCGTTGCACTCATCTATCGATTTATTCACAacgtaaaattatacaaatttgataaaaacacGATTGTCAAAGGTAAATTAATTCGCGCAATAACGGCAGAAGAATACACAAAGGCTCgtattgttttgattaaaatagtaCAACTACAACACTGGTCACACgaaatacaatgtatacaaaataaaatatcgataCCGAGTAAAAGCAATCTTTGTCAACTACGTCCATATATAGATGAAACCGGTATTTTACGTATAGGCGGTCGATTAAGAAATGCTATCGCATTAAATACTTTCCAACGTAATCCGATATTATTACCGCATCGAAGTGTATTTACcagattaatatttgaatacgaGCATCGTAAAATTATGCATGGTGGCCCTCAAGCCCTTTTAGCTGCTGTTCGCACAACATATTGGCCTATAAACGGCAGACATATCGCGCGGAGCGTTGTACATAAATGCATACCATGTTTTAGATTAAAGCCAGTTGTATTTCAACCGATAATGGGCGACTTACCTAAAGATCGCGTAACAATAAGTCGGCCCTTTTCAAAATGTGGTATAGATTATGCAGGTCCTCTAATGATTAAAACTAGTCTACGGCGTAATTCTCCGCTTATTAAAGGTTACATATGCGTTTTTATTTGCTTTGCAACAAAGGCCATTCATATTGAATTAGTCGGCGATCTTACAACAGAGTCATTCCTAAACGCATTGCGTAGATTTGTAAGTCGACGAGGTATTGTTTCTGATATCTATTCCGATAATGCTACAAATTTTGTTGGCGCCAATAATCGTTTACGTGAAATTTATGATCTACtatattcagaaaaaaatcaatccatatttaataatgccaCAGCCGATATCGGAATAAAATGGCATTTTATACCACCACGTTCCCCTAACTTCGGCGGTCTATGGGAGGCTGCTATTAAATCAATCAAACATCATCTTTATCGAACATTAGGTAATGCATCCTTAACGTACGaagaattaaatacaattttaatacgaaTTGAAGCGTGTCTAAATTCTAGACCAATAACACCTCTCTCAACAGATCCGTCAGATTTATCATATCTCACACCAGGGCATTTTTTAATCGGTGAATCGCTTATCGCTATTCCTGAACCTGACTTAAGTAATACATCTACCAACCGCTTAAATAGATGGCAACAAATGTCGCGTTTAACACAACAAATATGGTCACAATggtcaaaacaatatttgaatCAACTTCAGGAGACTAAGAAGTGGAAGCAGAACAAAGGCAGGTCAATCAAAGTAGGCACAGTAGTCTTGGTACGCGAAGATAACTTACCCCCCCTCCAATGGCGTATGGCTAGAGTCAAAGAAGTACATCAAGGAGGTGATGGCGAAATCAGAGTAGCTACGGTAGCTGGTCAAGGTTGGGAATGTAAAAGAAGCATCCGCAAATTATGTCCATTACCttttgacaataattaa
- the LOC114129388 gene encoding 2-phosphoxylose phosphatase 1 produces the protein MANVQVVTVRNIARHRYLVYLIIWLCILFPVLYFKISDRPVPDNKTVNISENFALKYKRTVSRIDYNELTRVCNPPHMIKRGGEGDIGLLNNSITLQGVIILTRHGDRGPMNHVRNMADIDCSMEPDQEYNGYTKFLQNIFFNMSLQFLGPFHGYPLYPPQNNCSISQLTPIGVSQMLKLGRTLRSVYHPLLSVSNSDDIIIYSTKYRRTFQSALAFMYAILSPDVLSKVTFKESDSYSYCFDHCACFNVNNLQMKIKQSSAKRLKSRRVVEKMLKRIHNIVHLMSSSVRVDPYLLRDSIMTYVCHGAPLPCYQDDCITHENVKQLFNYIDWDLERYAKHGLLRKFGLLKSYGFALNIAMNLLKMVSESKPRLVLYSGHDLTAQYLLAAFGVLNAQTMSPHYASRLVFEVYRNNTFDTTYPGRDFYFRVIFNGKDVTQSVAFCKNRAGSWTDSSIYLCPIEYAIRFIHDDYFTTFNASNYKEACGTRS, from the exons ATGGCTAATGTCCAAGTAGTGACCGTCAGAAATATTGCCCGCCACCGATATTTAGTCTATTTGATCATATGGCTATGCATTCTTTTTCCAG TGTTATATTTCAAGATTTCTGATCGACCTGTACCTGATAATAAGACTGTAAACATATCTGAAAACTTTGCACTCAAGTATAAAAGAACGGTGTCCAGAATCGATTATAATGAACTCACTAGAGTGTGCAATCCTCCCCACATGATCAAACGTGGCGGTGAAGGAGATATtg gattgctaaataatagtattacacTTCAAGGAGTAATAATACTGACTAGACATGGAGATCGCGGGCCAATGAACCATGTTCGGAACATGGCTGATATAGACTGCAGTATGGAACCTGATCAGGAATACAATGGTTATACAAAATTCTTACAAAACATATTCTTCAACATGTCATTACAGTTTTTAGGTCCTTTTCATGGATACCCATTATATCCACCACAGAACAATTGTTCAATAAGTCAACTCACCCCGATTGGTGTGTCTCAAATGCTTAAGCTTGGACGAACCTTACGTTCTGTGTACCACCCTTTGCTTAGTGTTTCTAATTctgatgatataataatatatagcacaAAGTATAGACGTACATTCCAAAGTGCACTGGCCTTTATGTATGCAATTTTGTCACCAGATGTATTATCCAAAGTCACATTCAAGGAAAGTGATAGTTACAGTTATTGTTTTGATCATTGTGCctgttttaatgttaataatttgcaaatgaaaataaaacagtcaTCTGCAAAACGGTTAAAGAGCCGTAGAGTAGTAGAAAAAATGCTCaaacgtatacataatatagtacatcTGATGTCCAGTAGTGTACGGGTAGACCCTTACTTACTTAGAGATTCTATTATGACATATGTATGCCATGGAGCACCATTGCCTTGCTATCAGGATGATTGTATAacacatgaaaatgtaaagcAGCTTTTTAACTACATAGACTGGGACTTGGAACGTTATGCTAAACATGGACTGTTGCGAAAATTTGGACTTCTAAAGTCATATGGTTTTGCACTGAATATTGCCATGAACTTGTTGAAAATGGTATCTGAAAGTAAACCTCGTCTAGTCCTATACTCGGGTCATGACTTGACCGCTCAGTACCTATTAGCTGCCTTTGGAGTTCTCAATGCTCAAACCATGTCGCCACATTATGCTTCCCGCCTTGTGTTTGAGGTGTATCGAAACAATACGTTTGACACCACTTATCCCGGCAGAGACTTTTACTTTAGAGTAATTTTCAATGGCAAAGATGTAACTCAATCGGTGGCTTTTTGTAAAAACCGTGCAGGTAGCTGGACAGACTCGTCAATTTATCTATGTCCAATAGAGTATGCTATTAGGTTCATACATGACGATTATTTTACCACTTTCAATGCTTCCAACTATAAAGAAGCATGTGGTACTCGTTCTTGA